A genome region from Erigeron canadensis isolate Cc75 chromosome 3, C_canadensis_v1, whole genome shotgun sequence includes the following:
- the LOC122592886 gene encoding DNA mismatch repair protein MSH6 isoform X3, which yields MAFRRPSNGRSPLVNPQRQITSFFTKSPSPSQSQSPSPVQSNPKLNPKSNPNPNSPSPSTLQPKITKKLPLVIGQAPKNPSYGEEVVNRRIRVYWPLDKIWYEGYIKSFDKSVSKHLVQYDDSEEELLDLSKEKVEILKQEKAKRFRRLRRFSIEDNVGKSKDDDDDDDWEMKADKDVVDDDSDDKDWEMKVDKDVVDDDEMVDLGLVDEEEEEEEEDVKKADFKKRKGSGVKLNSDSGKKIKTESPISRCTFLEATKNKDNCVKVSNIVGNTAVVGDKADRFALREEEKFKFLGKNRRDSKRRSPGDDGYDPRTLYLPSDFLNKLTGGQRQWWEFKANHMDKVLFFKMGKFYELFEMDAHVGAKELDLQYMKGDQPHCGFPEKNFESNVEKLARKGYRVLVIEQTETPEQLDKRRKQQGSKDKVVKREICAVITKGTLTDGEMMSAHPDASYLFAISECCQASENKQNDRIYGVCVADVATSKIMIGEFKDDFECSALSCLLSQLRPVEIIKPIKLLSPETEKVLLRQTRKPLVNELVPLTEFWDSKKTIHEIKEIYQRISNQSVSSSSNESTSSATNDCLPEVLSELMTAGEIGNYALSALGGTLFYLKKAFLDESLLRFAKFELLQCSGTSDFTTKLYMILDATALENLEVFENSVNGDSKGTLYDQLNRCVTAFGKRLLKAWLARPLYDINLIRERQEAVAGVKGVNLPLALEFRKELSRLPDMERLLARIFSCSEANGRNSGKVVLYEDAGKKQLQEFITVLSGCDLVINACSSLHAILENTDSRLLHRLLTPGEHLPDVSAVFRQFKDAFDWTEAKNSGRIIPREGADKVYDMACKTVADIELSLKKHLKEQRELLEDPSINYVTVGKESYLLEVPESLCGSLPRDYELQSSKKGFSRYWTPVIKDCLRELSEAESEKESKLKSIMQRLIGRFCEHHVSWRQLVTTVAELDVLVSIAIASDLYEGPTCRPLIVDPSIKNESPFLSAKNLGHPVLRNDTLGDGTFVPNDVCIGGSGHPKVILLTGPNMGGKSTLLRQVCLAVILAQVGADVPAESFKMSPIDRIFVRMGAKDHIMAGQSTFLTELLETASMLSSATHNSLVALDELGRGTATSDGQAIAASVLEHLVNKVHCRGLFSTHYHHLALDYQQTPKVSLCHMACQVGKGIGGLEEVTFLYKLTLGACPKSYGVNVARLAGLPDAVLQKAAIKSEEFEMMYGKKMNQSKPTSQGWNNDMAVILQSLRNCLVDTYSGSSADPICELQNRAKILLEQK from the exons atGGCATTCCGGCGACCATCCAACGGCCGGTCACCGTTAGTGAATCCACAACGTCAAATCACATCTTTCTTCACCaaatcaccctcaccatctcaaTCCCAATCTCCATCCCCTGTTCAATCAAACCCtaaattaaaccctaaatcaaaccctaaccctaattcCCCTTCCCCATCCACACTTCAACCCAAAATCACTAAAAAGCTCCCCTTAGTTATCGGCCAAGCTCCGAAAAACCCGAGCTACGGCGAAGAAGTAGTGAATCGAAGGATTAGGGTTTACTGGCCACTTGATAAAATCTGGTACGAAGGTTATATTAAGTCATTTGATAAGAGTGTATCTAAGCATTTGGTTCAGTATGATGATTCTGAAGAGGAGCTTTTGGATCTATCCAAGGAGAAAGTTGAGATTTTAAAGCAGGAAAAGGCGAAACGGTTTCGCCGATTAAGACGGTTTTCGATTGAGGACAATGTGGGTAAAagtaaagatgatgatgatgatgatgattgggaAATGAAGGCTGATAAggatgttgttgatgatgacaGTGATGATAAAGATTGGGAAATGAAGGTTGATAaagatgttgttgatgatgatgaaatggtggatttgggtttggttgacgaggaggaggaagaagaagaagaagatgttaaAAAAGCGGACTTCAAGAAACGAAAGGGGTCGGGTGTAAAATTGAATTCGGATTCGGGTAAGAAGATTAAGACCGAGTCTCCAATAAGCCGGTGCACATTTTTGGAGGCTACTAAGAATAAGGATAATT GTGTGAAGGTATCTAATATTGTAGGTAACACTGCTGTAGTTGGTGATAAAGCCGACAGATTTGCCTTGCGAGAAGAAGAGAAATTTAAGTTTCTTGGAAA GAACCGCAGAGACTCCAAGAGGAGATCCCCCGGAGATGATGGTTACGATCCAAGAACTCTGTACCTGCCTTCTGATTTCCTTAATAAACTAACTGGTGGCCAG AGGCAATGGTGGGAGTTCAAGGCAAATCATATGGATAAGGTTTTATTTTTCAAG ATGGGAAAGTTTTACGAGCTCTTTGAAATGGATGCACATGTTGGAGCAAAAGAACTTGATTTGCAGTATATGAAG GGTGACCAGCCACATTGTGGATTTCCAGAGAAGAACTTCGAATCAAATGTAGAGAAGTTAGCCCGCAAG GGTTACCGTGTTCTAGTTATAGAGCAGACAGAGACACCTGAACAGCTTGACAAGCGTCGCAAACAGCAGGGCTCTAAAGATAAG GTTGTGAAACGTGAAATATGTGCGGTAATCACCAAAGGAACATTAACTGATGGAGAAATGATGTCAGCACATCCTGATGCTTCTTACCTGTTTGCGATATCTGAATGCTGTCAAGCAtcagaaaacaaacaaaatgatAGAATATATGGTGTTTGTGTAGCTGATGTTGCTACAAGCAAGATCATGATTGGAGAG ttcaaagatgattttgagTGCAGTGCATTGAGCTGTTTATTGTCTCAACTAAGACCGGTGGAAATAATTAAACCTATCAAGTTGCTCAGCCCAGAAACCGAAAAAGTACTTTTAAGGCAAACAAGAAAGCCCCTTGTAAATGAATTGGTGCCCCTCACAGAATTCTGGGATTCTAAGAAAACTATCCATGAAATCAAGGAGATCTACCAGCGTATCAGTAATCAATCAGTTTCATCGTCTTCAAATGAATCCACATCATCTGCCACTAATGATTGCTTACCAGAAGTTCTCTCTGAGCTAATGACTGCAGGAGAGATCGGTAACTATGCTCTCTCAGCCCTTGGGGGCACTCTATTCTATCTGAAAAAGGCCTTCCTGGATGAGTCATTGCTTCGGTTTGCAAAATTTGAGCTTCTTCAATGTTCTGGAACCAGTGATTTCACCACAAAGCTGTATATGATTCTTGATGCTACGGCTCTAGAGAACCTTGAAGTGTTTGAGAACAGTGTAAATGGAGACTCTAAAGG GACATTATATGACCAACTAAACCGTTGCGTGACAGCCTTTGGGAAACGGTTGCTTAAAGCATGGCTTGCTAGACCTTTATATGACATAAACTTAATCAGGGAACGTCAGGAAGCTGTAGCTGGTGTGAAG GGAGTTAATCTACCTCTTGCACTTGAATTTCGTAAAGAGTTGTCTAGACTTCCAGACATGGAGCGGTTGCTTGCACGCATTTTTTCTTGCAG TGAAGCTAATGGTAGAAATTCGGGTAAAGTGGTTCTCTATGAGGATGCAGGCAAGAAACAACTTCAAGAGTTCATAACGGTTCTCAGTGGTTGTGATTTAGTTATAAATGCATGCTCTTCACTACATGCCATTCTGGAAAATACTGATTCTAGGCTGCTGCATCGCTTACTTACACCTG GTGAACATCTTCCAGATGTTTCTGCAGTTTTTAGGCAGTTCAAGGATGCTTTTGATTGGACAGAGGCAAAAAATTCAGGGCGTATAATCCCTCGGGAAGGGGCTGATAAAGTATACGACATGGCTTGCAAAACCGTTGCAGATATTGAATTGAGTCTGAAAAAGCACTTGAAGGAACAAAGAGAACTACTTGAAGATCCATCA ATCAATTATGTTACTGTAGGGAAGGAATCTTATCTTCTTGAAGTACCTGAAAGTTTGTGTGGGAGTCTTCCTCGTGATTATGAGCTACAGTCATCTAAAAAG GGTTTCTCCCGTTACTGGACTCCTGTTATTAAGGATTGTCTTCGGGAGCTCTCGGAAGCTGAATCTGAGAAAGAGTCAAAGTTGAAAAGCATCATGCAGAGGTTGATCGGGCGCTTCTGTGAGCATCATGTTAGCTGGAGACAGTTGGTTACTACAGTTGCAG AACTTGATGTCCTAGTCAGTATAGCCATTGCAAGCGACCTGTATGAAGGACCAACATGTCGTCCACTTATTGTGGATCCATCAATCAAGAATGAATCACCATTTCTTTCTGCCAAGAATTTAGGGCATCCTGTGCTTCGAAATGATACATTAGGGGATGGCACCTTTGTCCCAAATGATGTTTGTATTGGTGGTTCTGGTCATCCCAAAGTTATTCTACTTACTGGTCCTAACATGGGTGGGAAGTCTACTCTTCTGCGTCAAGTTTGTTTAGCAGTTATTTTGGCCCAG GTGGGAGCAGATGTGCCTGCTGAAAGCTTTAAGATGTCCCCTATTGATCGTATATTTGTGCGGATGGGTGCAAAAGACCATATAATGGCAGGCCAGAGTACATTTTTAACCGAGCTTCTGGAAACTGCATCTATGCTG TCATCAGCAACCCATAATTCACTTGTGGCATTGGATGAACTTGGACGAGGAACAGCAACATCAGATGGTCAAGCTATAGC TGCATCAGTTCTTGAACACCTTGTCAACAAGGTCCATTGTCGGGGGCTATTTTCTACTCATTATCACCACTTGGCTTTGGATTATCAGCAAACTCCAAAG GTTTCCCTGTGTCACATGGCATGCCAAGTTGGAAAAGGAATTGGAGGTCTAGAGGAGGTAACATTCCTCTACAAGTTGACACTTGGTGCATGCCCCAAAAGCTATGGTGTCAATGTTGCAAGACTAGCAG GACTTCCTGATGCTGTGCTTCAAAAGGCTGCAATCAAGTCAGAAGAGTTTGAGATGATGTATGGTAAGAAAATGAACCAATCCAAGCCCACCAGTCAGGGTTGGAACAATGACATGGCGGTCATCTTGCAGAGCTTAAGAAACTGTCTTGTAGATACATATTCTGGTTCTTCAGCTGATCCCATATGTGAACTACAAAATAGGGCAAAGATTCTTTTGGAGCAAAAGTAG
- the LOC122592886 gene encoding DNA mismatch repair protein MSH6 isoform X2 — protein MAFRRPSNGRSPLVNPQRQITSFFTKSPSPSQSQSPSPVQSNPKLNPKSNPNPNSPSPSTLQPKITKKLPLVIGQAPKNPSYGEEVVNRRIRVYWPLDKIWYEGYIKSFDKSVSKHLVQYDDSEEELLDLSKEKVEILKQEKAKRFRRLRRFSIEDNVGKSKDDDDDDDWEMKADKDVVDDDSDDKDWEMKVDKDVVDDDEMVDLGLVDEEEEEEEEDVKKADFKKRKGSGVKLNSDSGKKIKTESPISRCTFLEATKNKDNSAGVKVSNIVGNTAVVGDKADRFALREEEKFKFLGKNRRDSKRRSPGDDGYDPRTLYLPSDFLNKLTGGQRQWWEFKANHMDKVLFFKMGKFYELFEMDAHVGAKELDLQYMKGDQPHCGFPEKNFESNVEKLARKGYRVLVIEQTETPEQLDKRRKQQGSKDKVVKREICAVITKGTLTDGEMMSAHPDASYLFAISECCQASENKQNDRIYGVCVADVATSKIMIGEFKDDFECSALSCLLSQLRPVEIIKPIKLLSPETEKVLLRQTRKPLVNELVPLTEFWDSKKTIHEIKEIYQRISNQSVSSSSNESTSSATNDCLPEVLSELMTAGEIGNYALSALGGTLFYLKKAFLDESLLRFAKFELLQCSGTSDFTTKLYMILDATALENLEVFENSVNGDSKGTLYDQLNRCVTAFGKRLLKAWLARPLYDINLIRERQEAVAGVKGVNLPLALEFRKELSRLPDMERLLARIFSCSEANGRNSGKVVLYEDAGKKQLQEFITVLSGCDLVINACSSLHAILENTDSRLLHRLLTPGEHLPDVSAVFRQFKDAFDWTEAKNSGRIIPREGADKVYDMACKTVADIELSLKKHLKEQRELLEDPSINYVTVGKESYLLEVPESLCGSLPRDYELQSSKKGFSRYWTPVIKDCLRELSEAESEKESKLKSIMQRLIGRFCEHHVSWRQLVTTVAELDVLVSIAIASDLYEGPTCRPLIVDPSIKNESPFLSAKNLGHPVLRNDTLGDGTFVPNDVCIGGSGHPKVILLTGPNMGGKSTLLRQVCLAVILAQVGADVPAESFKMSPIDRIFVRMGAKDHIMAGQSTFLTELLETASMLSSATHNSLVALDELGRGTATSDGQAIAASVLEHLVNKVHCRGLFSTHYHHLALDYQQTPKVSLCHMACQVGKGIGGLEEVTFLYKLTLGACPKSYGVNVARLAGLPDAVLQKAAIKSEEFEMMYGKKMNQSKPTSQGWNNDMAVILQSLRNCLVDTYSGSSADPICELQNRAKILLEQK, from the exons atGGCATTCCGGCGACCATCCAACGGCCGGTCACCGTTAGTGAATCCACAACGTCAAATCACATCTTTCTTCACCaaatcaccctcaccatctcaaTCCCAATCTCCATCCCCTGTTCAATCAAACCCtaaattaaaccctaaatcaaaccctaaccctaattcCCCTTCCCCATCCACACTTCAACCCAAAATCACTAAAAAGCTCCCCTTAGTTATCGGCCAAGCTCCGAAAAACCCGAGCTACGGCGAAGAAGTAGTGAATCGAAGGATTAGGGTTTACTGGCCACTTGATAAAATCTGGTACGAAGGTTATATTAAGTCATTTGATAAGAGTGTATCTAAGCATTTGGTTCAGTATGATGATTCTGAAGAGGAGCTTTTGGATCTATCCAAGGAGAAAGTTGAGATTTTAAAGCAGGAAAAGGCGAAACGGTTTCGCCGATTAAGACGGTTTTCGATTGAGGACAATGTGGGTAAAagtaaagatgatgatgatgatgatgattgggaAATGAAGGCTGATAAggatgttgttgatgatgacaGTGATGATAAAGATTGGGAAATGAAGGTTGATAaagatgttgttgatgatgatgaaatggtggatttgggtttggttgacgaggaggaggaagaagaagaagaagatgttaaAAAAGCGGACTTCAAGAAACGAAAGGGGTCGGGTGTAAAATTGAATTCGGATTCGGGTAAGAAGATTAAGACCGAGTCTCCAATAAGCCGGTGCACATTTTTGGAGGCTACTAAGAATAAGGATAATT CTGCAGGTGTGAAGGTATCTAATATTGTAGGTAACACTGCTGTAGTTGGTGATAAAGCCGACAGATTTGCCTTGCGAGAAGAAGAGAAATTTAAGTTTCTTGGAAA GAACCGCAGAGACTCCAAGAGGAGATCCCCCGGAGATGATGGTTACGATCCAAGAACTCTGTACCTGCCTTCTGATTTCCTTAATAAACTAACTGGTGGCCAG AGGCAATGGTGGGAGTTCAAGGCAAATCATATGGATAAGGTTTTATTTTTCAAG ATGGGAAAGTTTTACGAGCTCTTTGAAATGGATGCACATGTTGGAGCAAAAGAACTTGATTTGCAGTATATGAAG GGTGACCAGCCACATTGTGGATTTCCAGAGAAGAACTTCGAATCAAATGTAGAGAAGTTAGCCCGCAAG GGTTACCGTGTTCTAGTTATAGAGCAGACAGAGACACCTGAACAGCTTGACAAGCGTCGCAAACAGCAGGGCTCTAAAGATAAG GTTGTGAAACGTGAAATATGTGCGGTAATCACCAAAGGAACATTAACTGATGGAGAAATGATGTCAGCACATCCTGATGCTTCTTACCTGTTTGCGATATCTGAATGCTGTCAAGCAtcagaaaacaaacaaaatgatAGAATATATGGTGTTTGTGTAGCTGATGTTGCTACAAGCAAGATCATGATTGGAGAG ttcaaagatgattttgagTGCAGTGCATTGAGCTGTTTATTGTCTCAACTAAGACCGGTGGAAATAATTAAACCTATCAAGTTGCTCAGCCCAGAAACCGAAAAAGTACTTTTAAGGCAAACAAGAAAGCCCCTTGTAAATGAATTGGTGCCCCTCACAGAATTCTGGGATTCTAAGAAAACTATCCATGAAATCAAGGAGATCTACCAGCGTATCAGTAATCAATCAGTTTCATCGTCTTCAAATGAATCCACATCATCTGCCACTAATGATTGCTTACCAGAAGTTCTCTCTGAGCTAATGACTGCAGGAGAGATCGGTAACTATGCTCTCTCAGCCCTTGGGGGCACTCTATTCTATCTGAAAAAGGCCTTCCTGGATGAGTCATTGCTTCGGTTTGCAAAATTTGAGCTTCTTCAATGTTCTGGAACCAGTGATTTCACCACAAAGCTGTATATGATTCTTGATGCTACGGCTCTAGAGAACCTTGAAGTGTTTGAGAACAGTGTAAATGGAGACTCTAAAGG GACATTATATGACCAACTAAACCGTTGCGTGACAGCCTTTGGGAAACGGTTGCTTAAAGCATGGCTTGCTAGACCTTTATATGACATAAACTTAATCAGGGAACGTCAGGAAGCTGTAGCTGGTGTGAAG GGAGTTAATCTACCTCTTGCACTTGAATTTCGTAAAGAGTTGTCTAGACTTCCAGACATGGAGCGGTTGCTTGCACGCATTTTTTCTTGCAG TGAAGCTAATGGTAGAAATTCGGGTAAAGTGGTTCTCTATGAGGATGCAGGCAAGAAACAACTTCAAGAGTTCATAACGGTTCTCAGTGGTTGTGATTTAGTTATAAATGCATGCTCTTCACTACATGCCATTCTGGAAAATACTGATTCTAGGCTGCTGCATCGCTTACTTACACCTG GTGAACATCTTCCAGATGTTTCTGCAGTTTTTAGGCAGTTCAAGGATGCTTTTGATTGGACAGAGGCAAAAAATTCAGGGCGTATAATCCCTCGGGAAGGGGCTGATAAAGTATACGACATGGCTTGCAAAACCGTTGCAGATATTGAATTGAGTCTGAAAAAGCACTTGAAGGAACAAAGAGAACTACTTGAAGATCCATCA ATCAATTATGTTACTGTAGGGAAGGAATCTTATCTTCTTGAAGTACCTGAAAGTTTGTGTGGGAGTCTTCCTCGTGATTATGAGCTACAGTCATCTAAAAAG GGTTTCTCCCGTTACTGGACTCCTGTTATTAAGGATTGTCTTCGGGAGCTCTCGGAAGCTGAATCTGAGAAAGAGTCAAAGTTGAAAAGCATCATGCAGAGGTTGATCGGGCGCTTCTGTGAGCATCATGTTAGCTGGAGACAGTTGGTTACTACAGTTGCAG AACTTGATGTCCTAGTCAGTATAGCCATTGCAAGCGACCTGTATGAAGGACCAACATGTCGTCCACTTATTGTGGATCCATCAATCAAGAATGAATCACCATTTCTTTCTGCCAAGAATTTAGGGCATCCTGTGCTTCGAAATGATACATTAGGGGATGGCACCTTTGTCCCAAATGATGTTTGTATTGGTGGTTCTGGTCATCCCAAAGTTATTCTACTTACTGGTCCTAACATGGGTGGGAAGTCTACTCTTCTGCGTCAAGTTTGTTTAGCAGTTATTTTGGCCCAG GTGGGAGCAGATGTGCCTGCTGAAAGCTTTAAGATGTCCCCTATTGATCGTATATTTGTGCGGATGGGTGCAAAAGACCATATAATGGCAGGCCAGAGTACATTTTTAACCGAGCTTCTGGAAACTGCATCTATGCTG TCATCAGCAACCCATAATTCACTTGTGGCATTGGATGAACTTGGACGAGGAACAGCAACATCAGATGGTCAAGCTATAGC TGCATCAGTTCTTGAACACCTTGTCAACAAGGTCCATTGTCGGGGGCTATTTTCTACTCATTATCACCACTTGGCTTTGGATTATCAGCAAACTCCAAAG GTTTCCCTGTGTCACATGGCATGCCAAGTTGGAAAAGGAATTGGAGGTCTAGAGGAGGTAACATTCCTCTACAAGTTGACACTTGGTGCATGCCCCAAAAGCTATGGTGTCAATGTTGCAAGACTAGCAG GACTTCCTGATGCTGTGCTTCAAAAGGCTGCAATCAAGTCAGAAGAGTTTGAGATGATGTATGGTAAGAAAATGAACCAATCCAAGCCCACCAGTCAGGGTTGGAACAATGACATGGCGGTCATCTTGCAGAGCTTAAGAAACTGTCTTGTAGATACATATTCTGGTTCTTCAGCTGATCCCATATGTGAACTACAAAATAGGGCAAAGATTCTTTTGGAGCAAAAGTAG